The genomic DNA AAACGTAGATGATATGATCTACTgcatacctaggctatatggtgaAGCCTATCACTCCTAGGccacaaacctgtatagcatgcgACTGCATTGAATGCTGTAAGCAACTGTAACAttatggtaagtatttgtgtatctaaacataaaaaaggtgTATTATCTTATGGTACCACTGTCATATGTGATCTGTCATTGACGAAAATGTCATTATAAGGTATATGATTgtataatattctttttcttcctccttttccttacATTtattggactttttttctttcaatattcatATTGAAGACTTTGAAGATTATCCAATGAGAATTTTATATGACCTTCATTCAGAAGTTCAGACTCTAAAGGTATCACTCCTACAATattgattcattatttttttgtggCGAGTAATTTTTTTATCCTAAATAGATTTAGTCAGAAgttagagaaattaaaatggacTTTCTTTATTCATAAAAGGATGATGTTAATATTCTTCTTGATAAAGCAAGATTGGAAAATCAAGAAGGCATTGATTTCATAAAGGCAACAAAAGTactaatggaaaaaaattcaatggaTATTATGAAAATAAGAGAGTATTTCCAGAAGTATGGATATAGTCCACGTGTCAAGAAAAATTCAGGTTTGAATAACATCATTTTATAGCATTTGTTTTAGTATTGAAGAAACAAGGCAGCATGATTAACTAAGACAACTGTAGGCTTGGCTATGGTTTTTAGTTCTAGCTCTGTCATTATCTGATgcttatttgataaatatttagtcAACTCTTACTGTGTGGTATGCTTTTGGAGTGCTAATCAGGGGTGTAATATAAAGACAGTCCTTGCTCTCCTTTCCAAAATGCCAAATGAAAGCTAGCACAATGCTAGATTTAGCACATTTAGGCTAGATGGcctatttaaatgaaaaactaCAAGATAAATCTTCAAAACGTGGGATAAGTCGTTTCTCGTTAGCCCTGAAAATAAAAGCTGAGAGACCTCAAggcatgttatttcatttttcttgttcacAGTGTTCTCTTCCATAGAGATACTGGCTACAAAATTTGACGAAGTCCTTTTTTGActctaaaattttaatgaaggGCAGTCTATCATAGTGGTTTAGAATTTGGAGCCAAAATGCCTGATTTCAAATCTGTATTCCACCACTTAATAGCTGTATTATTATCTttgtcaagttacttaaccttgtgcctcagtttctcatttttaaagtggGAATGTTTAGTATATCTATCTCATGAGATtgtataaggattaaataagataaagttGCTTAGAGCAGTGCCTAGCATGTCAGTCACCCAAAGTTAATTATTAACTGTTATGGATTGTTATGCCCATACCTCCATACCTCTGAATGACTAACTTCagtgtcttcatttctttttttttttttttgagatggaatctcgctcagttgcccaggctggagtgcagtggcgtgatctcagctcactgcaagctccacctcccgagttcacgccattctcctgcctcagcctcctgagtagttgggactacaggggcctgccactacgcccggctaatttttttgtatttttagtagagacggggtttcaccatgttagccaggatggtctcgatctcctgacctcgtgatccgcccatcttggcctcccaaagtgctgggattacaggcgtgagccacagcgcccggcccagtgtcttcatttctattattaaatTGAACAAGTATGTATTGAGGATGTGTGTGGCAGGTAAGTTAAACAGTCCATGTGagaggggcacagtggctcatgcctgttatcccagcagtgtgggagattgaggcaggaggatcacttgaggccagggctacataatgagactctgtctctacaaaaaattcttttacaaaattagctgggcatggtggtgcacacttggagtcccagctggaggctgaggcagaagggatcccttaagcccaggagttcaaggccgcagtgagctactatcatgccactgcactccaacctgcatgacagagcaagaccctgtctcaataaataaaatacatacatacatacctacatacaAATAACCcatactaccaccaccaccccccgcATGGAATCATAGAATTCAGTTGACTTTGGTGTGAAAGAGCCACAGATTCAAATACTGGCTCCACCAGTTATTACATGCGTGACCTTGGGTAATTTCTCTAAGTTGCTTTTTCCTCACTtataagatggggataataatatctcCCTATGGAGTAGTGATAATGATTTATTAATCTCTGAAATGACAGCCCTGGGATAAATACATCAGTAGGTTTTTGGCAACTCTTGTAGCATTTCTCAAAAGTAACAGAAAGCATAATGCCAAAACAACTCAGTGACTCAGAAGCTCTTCAAAGGAACAAAAACTatgaaatcaaaatataaaactttagagATTTAAACTCAaggcttttaaaacaaaacaaaacaaacaaacaagaaagtatataactggccaggcacagtggctcatgcctgtgatcccagcattttgggaggccaaggcaggcagatcacctgaggtcaggagttcaagaccagcctagccaacatggtgggaccctgtctctactaaaaatagaaaaattagctgggtgtggtggcgtgtgcctgtaatcccagctactcgttaGGCTCatacaggagaattgtttgaacccaggaggcggaggttgccatgagctgagattgcaccaccacactctagcctgggtgacagagcaagactccatctcaaaaaaaaaaaaagtatataaccTATTAATGGTTGAGAAACTGTATATCTTTGAAATGCTCTCCTATTATTTTTCTCAACTAGGTGTTTTATATAGGTGTTCCAGACTAACTTAGGATACAAACTTATCTTTATGTAGCAGTCTTTGCTATTTAGCTGAGGCATCTGGAAGTtatgaatctaaaataatatcATACTGTGTGTTAAATCTGGAACACAGTTGATTCCATACtgtcatgaaattttaaaatatagtttcatgccaggtgcaatggctcacgcctgtaatcccaacactttgggaggctgaggcaggtggatcacttgagcccaggagttcaagaccagcctgggcaacatggcgaaaccctatctctacaaaaagtacaaaaaattgtctgggcatggtggcacatgtctgtagtaccagctgcctgggaggctgaggtaggagaatcacctgagcccagtgtTGGGGGTGTGACTAGCTGGGGCTAGTGTTGCAGGTGGTAaaggaatttaccaagacagttgtaggtagagaaaggcagatttattagcgAAAGTATGAAAATACATTGCAAGGTTGCAATGGGCAGtacagcagagaaggggctgtctgcaaagaggcagaggctgaaggGAAGTTTTATAGGGTCATGCTGGAGGCAGGCTAGGTACAGAACAAGGTTGTtgtgaccaggcatggtggctcacatgtgtaatcccagcacgttgggaggccgaggagggcagatcacttgagctcaggagttctagacctttctaggcaacatggtgaaaccctgtctctaccaaaaatacaaaaaattagctgggcatggtggtgcatgcctatagtcccagctttggaggttgaggctgcaatgagccgagattgccactgcactccagcctgggggacaaagtgagaccctgactcaaaaaataaaaattaaagaaaaaaaaaggaacaaagttgtTGTGCCTGCAGGTTGTTTGTGATTAGCCTTTTCTCAGAACAGTTGTTCATTGTTCTCCCAACCTGGGGTCTTCCCCCATTGTTGCCTACTtatctgtgattgtgccactgcactccagcctgggcaacagtcaAAGCTACAGAAAATATATTCTGATGCTCACTaaagtctgagaaaaaaaaaaattaagaaaaactagTAAATCACATTAAGGATGTAAGAAAATTGGacttttatttgtgaatattaatttttcatcTTGTAGCACTTTAACTTGCTTGCCTTCTCTAATGTATAATCACAATGGGATATGGGTGCACAAGAGATACATGTCAGAACTTTATTAAAGGGACAATTGAAATAACAtttcagctgagtgtggtggctcatgcctgaaatctcatcactttggggggccaaggcaggaagatcatttgagcccaggagtttgacaccagcctgggcaacatgatgagaccccatctctataaaaaaaaatttaaaaattagctgagcatggtggcacacctatagtcccaactacccCAGGAGCTGAgatgggacgatcacttgagcccaggaggtcgaggctgcagtgacctgtgatcacacctctgtactccagcctgggtggcagagcgagaccctgtctcaataaatactaaataaataaaatgtttagacaATCGGAACTTTTGCTGATTTGGGAAATTTCAGATAagctgttttctgttgtttttgtaaaCATGAAGTTTTCCATTTTGATGTTTGACCAGAATATTCTGATTTTTCCTCTTAGTACACGAGCAAGAAGCCATTAACTCTGACCCAGAGTTGTCTAATTGTGAAAATTTTCAGAAGACTGATGTGAAAGATGATCTGTCTGATCCTGCTGTTACAAGCAGTTGTATTTCTGAGAAGTCTCCACGTAGTCCACAActttcagattttggacttgaGCGGTACATGGTATCCCAAGTTCTACCAAACCCTCCACAGGCAGTGAACAACTATAAGGAAGAGCCCGTAATTGTAACTCCACCTACCAAACAATCATTAGTAAAAGTACTAAAAACTCCAAAATGTGCACTAAAAATGGATGATTTTGAGTGTGTAACTCCTAAATTAGAACACTTTGGTATTTCTGAATATACTATGTGTTTAAATGAAGATTACACAATGGGACTTAAAAATGTGAGGAATAATAAAAGGTAAGCAGCTCTGTTAAAAGGCATATTTTATCTAGCTTTCTAAACgttttgtatttattgatttttttccagaagaaataTAATGTTTCAGACAACATTTTTGCTTTGAAAagttttcagatatttatttattttatttcagtaggttttaggggaacagatggtgtttggttacatcaataagttctttttttttttttttaattttttgagacagagtctcgctctgttgtccaggctggagtgcagtggcacgatctcagctcactgcaaactccacctcctgggttcatgccattctcctgcctcagcctcccgagtagctgggaatacaggcacctgccaccacgcctggctaatttttttgtatttttagtagagacggggtttcaccatgttagccaggatggtgtcgatctcctgacgtcatgatccgccccccgcctgggcctcccaaagtgctgggattacaggcgtgagccaccgtgcctggccaataagttctttagtggtaaggTTTTCAGATACTTTATATTACAGATCTTCTCGAATCACCAATACTATCAGTAAAGTGTGAGCTGTCGGTTTCTTCAGGTGAGAGACTATAGAAGAAGTGATAAGGGCCTGAAAAAAAGATGATATTTGTAGGCATAGAAAAGAGGGAATAAAATTAAAGGGGTAAAATTAGTAAGAACTTGTGATTGATTTGCTCTGGAGACATGGGAAAAGAGGATGATCTAGGATAAACCCCAAGTTTCTGTTTTGTTGCTTGGGATGATATTAGAACAAGAAAAGAATACCTGGAGTATGGGGGGATAGGTGATGTGTTTACATGTTGATTTTGACATTGTTAGTGCCTCTTCATGCTTAGGCATTCTAATATCAGTTTAAAGCTCAGTGAAGAACTCAGTGCTAAACTAGATTTGGGAGTCATTAGCATGGAAATGGTGATTAAAACCGTAAGAGTTACAATGAAAATACCACTTATCAAAGTAGCCAAGCAGTGTCTATAGATAAATACTTATCATTAAAAACTGTTACTATTAAAGcaggaaaataaacattcatgTCAAAGAAAAAACCCCCACaactctggggaaaaaaacactaaagataaaattttaatccaaaagatttttaaaagagtagAATTGATAAACCTAAGAACTGGTCCTTATCtaaacataaatacaaataaggGCATTAAGAACTAAGGACTAtattgtgtgttttgtttgtttgttttgttttgtttttcagacggtcttgttctgtcccccaggctggagtgcaatggctcgatctcagctcaccgcgaCCTCCaccactgggttcaagtgattctcgtgcctcagccacctaagtagctggaattgcaggcgcacaccactacatttggctaatttttatatttttagtagagacagggtttcaccatgttggccaggctggtcttgaactcctggcctcaagtgatccacctgcctcggcctcccaaagtgctgggtttacaggcgtgagccactgtgcctggcctatgtttttatttttctaagctaTCAGAAAATATCGTAGGGTATAGTATTGGGAAATTtgaaaatttcagataaatgaaagttttggaaaataatacaaaatgataaaaattgacTTGAAGTAGAAAACCTGGGTAGACCAGtaatcagagaagaaaactgaaaagttaTCAgataacaggccaggcacagtggatcacttgaagttaggagttcaagaccagcctggccaacaggatgaaaccctgtctctactaaaaatacaaaaaattagctgggtttggtggagggcgcctataatcccagctacttggaaggctgaagcaggagaattgcttgaacccagcagacagaggttgcagtaagctgagatcacgccactgcactccagcctagacaacaagagcaaaactctccaaaaaaaaaaaaaaaaaagttatcagatAACAAGCTCCAAAAAGCTCTGAGCATAGATGGTGTTTTGGATGAATCCTTTCTAATGTTATGTCATGTCATGTTactgttttgagacaaggtcttgctctgttcccaggctggagtgcactggggcaatctcagctcactgcaacctccgcctcctgagtttaagtgattctcgagcctcagccacccgagtagctgggactgcgggcatgagccaccacgcctggctaatttttctatttttagtagagatggggttttgccacgttgcccagactgc from Nomascus leucogenys isolate Asia chromosome 5, Asia_NLE_v1, whole genome shotgun sequence includes the following:
- the SKA3 gene encoding spindle and kinetochore-associated protein 3 isoform X2 — encoded protein: MDPIRSFCGKLRSLASTLDCETARLQRALDGEENDFEDYPMRILYDLHSEVQTLKDDVNILLDKARLENQEGIDFIKATKVLMEKNSMDIMKIREYFQKYGYSPRVKKNSVHEQEAINSDPELSNCENFQKTDVKDDLSDPAVTSSCISEKSPRSPQLSDFGLERYMVSQVLPNPPQAVNNYKEEPVIVTPPTKQSLVKVLKTPKCALKMDDFECVTPKLEHFGISEYTMCLNEDYTMGLKNVRNNKSEEAVETESRLNDNVFATPSPIIQQLGKSDAEYTNSPLVPTFCTPGLKIPSTKNSIALVSTNYPLSKTNSSSNDLEVKDRTSLVLNSDTCFENLTDPSSPTISSYENLLRTPTPPEVTKIPEDILQKFQWIYPLQKLNRMR
- the SKA3 gene encoding spindle and kinetochore-associated protein 3 isoform X1 — protein: MDPIRSFCGKLRSLASTLDCETARLQRALDGEENDFEDYPMRILYDLHSEVQTLKDDVNILLDKARLENQEGIDFIKATKVLMEKNSMDIMKIREYFQKYGYSPRVKKNSVHEQEAINSDPELSNCENFQKTDVKDDLSDPAVTSSCISEKSPRSPQLSDFGLERYMVSQVLPNPPQAVNNYKEEPVIVTPPTKQSLVKVLKTPKCALKMDDFECVTPKLEHFGISEYTMCLNEDYTMGLKNVRNNKSEEAVETESRLNDNVFATPSPIIQQLGKSDAEYTNSPLVPTFCTPGLKIPSTKNSIALVSTNYPLSKTNSSSNDLEVKDRTSLVLNSDTCFENLTDPSSPTISSYENLLRTPTPPEVTKIPEDILQLLSKYNSNLATPIAIKAVPPSKRFLKHGQNIRDVSNKEN